The Nitrospirota bacterium genome contains a region encoding:
- a CDS encoding ABC transporter substrate-binding protein, protein MKKIVSILLMLSLFHALAGCTDEDRAANTVTVLVFKHGKIAGDPEKFAQIIRTFESQNPGISVRDEILPASTDEQHQFYVVNLEGKSADFDVLSMDVVWVQEFARAGWLRDVSYLFTGDDKSAFFPGPMQAVTYSGKMYAVPWYIDAGLLYYRKDLLQKYGFSPPETWEELVSTAGYIISRERDLYGFIWQGKQYEGLVCNVLEYFWGNGGDVLEDSRVVIDSPENIHALGFMRDLIVTSRVTPELVTTAIEEPTRHIFGNGKALFMRNWPYAWNIFEREGSPVRGKVGVGLLPSFRKGMSASTLGGWQLGINKYSKHPEAAEKLIRFLTSAEVQKTMALSIGYKPSRKSLYADKDLQREQPFIAALHEVFMKARPRPVSPYYMMMTQVMQPEFSAALSGIKSPADALESARKQIEHILGGER, encoded by the coding sequence ATGAAAAAAATTGTATCCATACTATTAATGCTGTCCCTTTTTCATGCACTCGCAGGATGTACTGATGAAGACAGGGCCGCGAATACCGTCACAGTGCTTGTCTTCAAACACGGCAAAATCGCCGGAGATCCGGAGAAATTTGCACAGATTATCAGAACCTTTGAGTCCCAGAACCCCGGAATATCGGTCAGGGACGAAATCCTCCCCGCTTCCACGGATGAGCAGCACCAGTTCTATGTGGTCAACCTTGAAGGGAAAAGCGCTGATTTTGATGTATTGAGCATGGATGTGGTGTGGGTGCAGGAATTTGCCCGTGCCGGATGGCTGAGAGACGTGAGTTACCTGTTCACGGGGGATGACAAAAGCGCGTTTTTCCCCGGACCTATGCAAGCGGTAACCTACAGCGGAAAGATGTATGCAGTCCCATGGTATATCGACGCCGGTCTTTTGTATTACCGGAAGGACTTGCTTCAGAAATACGGGTTTTCTCCTCCTGAGACGTGGGAGGAGCTTGTATCGACGGCCGGGTATATCATCTCAAGGGAGCGAGACCTTTACGGCTTTATCTGGCAGGGGAAACAGTATGAAGGGCTGGTATGCAATGTGCTGGAATATTTCTGGGGGAACGGCGGGGATGTGTTGGAGGACTCGAGAGTTGTCATTGACAGCCCGGAAAATATCCATGCCCTCGGCTTCATGAGGGACCTCATCGTGACAAGCAGGGTGACGCCTGAACTGGTGACTACCGCGATAGAGGAGCCGACAAGGCATATCTTTGGAAACGGGAAGGCGCTGTTCATGAGAAACTGGCCGTATGCATGGAATATCTTCGAAAGGGAGGGCTCCCCGGTCAGGGGAAAGGTCGGTGTCGGCCTGCTGCCTTCTTTCAGAAAAGGAATGTCCGCTTCCACGCTTGGCGGCTGGCAGCTCGGGATAAACAAATACTCGAAACATCCTGAAGCTGCAGAGAAACTGATACGGTTTCTTACCTCTGCTGAAGTGCAGAAGACCATGGCACTTTCCATCGGCTACAAACCCTCCAGAAAATCCCTGTACGCAGACAAAGACCTGCAGAGGGAGCAGCCCTTTATTGCCGCACTGCATGAGGTGTTCATGAAGGCGAGACCGAGACCGGTATCGCCGTACTACATGATGATGACGCAGGTCATGCAGCCGGAATTCAGCGCTGCCCTTTCAGGGATCAAGTCGCCGGCAGATGCGCTAGAGTCTGCACGAAAGCAGATTGAGCATATTCTCGGAGGCGAAAGATGA